One region of Leucoraja erinacea ecotype New England chromosome 10, Leri_hhj_1, whole genome shotgun sequence genomic DNA includes:
- the LOC129700796 gene encoding transmembrane protein 125, with protein MPELSEITPGRSPANPLRIQQSILEDQVELWWFQDLKRSILCYSVAVVLILGTGLGGIVLLSTATSKSSEWRLGVGTVMCLLALGILLKQLLSSAIQDMNCMRNRTQINKLRSGGLIDYLLILIAGSVILICGYVLIILANSDPRLSPRSWSDMFIAGVAITLAGSIILLVLLVYSVIFKFCPHIVPGASGGGELSIYVISTSTAQGRQREVSSSAANLI; from the coding sequence ATGCCGGAGCTATCGGAGATCACACCCGGCCGTTCCCCTGCAAACCCTCTACGGATCCAGCAGAGCATCTTGGAGGATCAGGTGGAACTGTGGTGGTTCCAAGATCTCAAACGTTCGATCCTGTGTTACTCGGTGGCGGTGGTGCTCATTCTGGGGACCGGGTTGGGGGGAATCGTGTTATTGTCCACGGCGACTAGTAAATCGAGCGAGTGGCGGCTGGGAGTCGGGACTGTTATGTGTCTCCTGGCTTTGGGCATCCTCCTAAAACAGTTACTGAGCTCCGCCATCCAGGATATGAACTGCATGAGGAACCGGACCCAGATCAACAAGCTAAGGAGTGGAGGGCTCATTGATTATTTGCTTATTTTGATTGCTGGGTCTGTCATACTTATTTGTGGCTACGTGCTGATAATCCTGGCGAATTCCGACCCTCGCCTCTCACCGAGGTCCTGGAGCGACATGTTCATCGCCGGTGTTGCCATTACATTGGCCGGCTCCATTATCCTCCTTGTCCTCTTAGTCTACAGCGTCATCTTCAAATTTTGTCCCCATATAGTACCCGGGGCTTCAGGTGGGGGAGAGCTGAGCATCTATGTAATATCTACAAGCACTGCACAGGGGAGGCAAAGGGAAGTCTCATCAAGTGCAGCCAACTTGATCTGA
- the LOC129700794 gene encoding transmembrane protein 125-like, giving the protein MSELVEITSGRLPANRSRIQQSILEDQVELWWFQDMKRVVMCNAVVLVLALGSGIGGIVVISTATSKSGEWRLAVGIVLCLLCLVILFKQLLTSALLDMNCVRNIARIHKLRSGGLLDYLVILFTGFAVLTCGCVLIILVQSEFYPASRFWSDKLIAGVTLTVAGHIILLSLLFYVSIFEIYPKITARFTDRREQNVFTISGSDAVERQTPISTRTTNLS; this is encoded by the coding sequence ATGTCTGAGCTAGTCGAGATCACTTCTGGCCGTTTACCAGCGAATCGCTCCAGGATCCAGCAAAGCATCTTGGAGGATCAGGTGGAACTGTGGTGGTTCCAAGATATGAAACGTGTGGTGATGTGTAACGCTGTGGTTTTGGTCTTGGCTTTAGGGTCTGGGATAGGGGGGATTGTTGTTATATCAACGGCCACCAGTAAATCTGGCGAATGGAGGCTTGCCGTAGGGATTGTCTTGTGTTTATTATGTTTAGTCATTCTCTTTAAACAACTATTGACCTCCGCGCTCCTGGATATGAACTGCGTGAGGAACATAGCCCGCATTCACAAGTTAAGGAGTGGTGGTCTACTTGATTATCTTGTTATTTTGTTCACTGGATTTGCAGTACTCACCTGCGGTTGTGTCCTGATAATTTTGGTACAGTCTGAGTTCTATCCAGCAtctagattttggagtgataaaTTAATCGCAGGAGTGACTCTAACAGTGGCTGGCCACATTATCCTGCTCTCGTTATTGTTCTATGTATCGATTTTCGAAATCTATCCTAAAATCACAGCCAGGTTCACAGACAGAAGGGAACAAAATGTTTTTACCATTTCTGGAAGTGACGCTGTGGAGAGGCAAACGCCAATCTCCACAAGAACCACCAACCTGTCATAA